The sequence GGGAGAAGATCCGACAGCGCCGACGGAGATAGGGGATTTGTGTGAAGGGTTGTATGGGACGGGGGGTGGAGGAGGGTATATAGGGGAGGTGATGAGGGACGGTGGAGGGAGGACATACAACTTGAACGGGAGGAGGGGAAGGAAGTTTTTGGTGCAGTGGATTTGGAGTCCGACGCTCAAAGCCTGTGCAGGTCCCAACGCTCTAGATTAGActacattattaaattaccCGCGCCTGTAACTCAAGTCAGCTGCCAGTGTAGTGGTGGTAGTAGTAACTCTACTCTCTCccagtttttaattttcattatattatattggaatatattcatttcttgattGACGATAGAAATATAACAGAAACGAAAGAAGGTTGCTAGtcttaattcttttctatCTTCTTGAAATCAGTTGATTGTTTGTTTGTTGGAGGCAGAGGGACTACTAATTCTAATTTAGTATAGTATTTCCAAATACTTACACACTCGAAATTAATTCAGACAGTTAACTGGTTGGGATTATGTGCTTCTGCTGCCGGAATGCAGAAACATACAATTAAGGTTAAGTAGCTAGCTGCTAATAAAACCAGTAATAACATAgtcttaattttgttattaaagtCTATAggattttagttttaattttgttattaaagtCTATAGGATTTGAGTTTAAGCACATAGTCTGATGGTGGTGCGTGCGTGGGCTGCGCCCTCCGTCTtccatctccatctccatCCATAAACAGAAATGATGATAAATAAGAAGGCATGGTCGGAAGGAGTTATTGGTGTTGAATGTTAATGAGCAACAGCTAAGCCAAGGACCCACCATTCCattcatcatcattatcaaCCACCTCTCAATTACTACTACTATGTCCCATTCACTCCTTGGGCCCCCTGATGGCCCATTCAATAGgaaaatatcattttgattCACATTCCCCAACAACCTCCAAACGTACTCTCAATTCCTGTATTGGGcttgcttcattttaatgGGCTCTCTCCCAATCACAAGTGCAACCAACATTTTCCTCTTATCCCAACAAGATCGCACGTTTAGTGATGATAGAAAGAATCCAAATTGGAGAGTGAGGGGGAGAGCAATAGGAATAAGTTTGCACGTGGTGGGGAGTGAGTATAATTTGTACGACAAGTGTACACTTTGCTTGCCACGTTTCAGCATTTCCTGCAATACCTACGCATCAGAAATCGGCtgctctatttatatattgacaaTCCTGGACATagaaaatgcatttataaCACAACGGTGTATTGCGTGCGGCAGAGGTAGAGGTAGAAAGAATAGATATGGCGGATATGAGAGGAAGCGGCGTTGTGTGCGATGACAGGTGTGGCTGTCCATCTCCCTGCCCTGGTGGCATCGCTTGTAGGTGAGAATGAGATgctcatatattttcactatGTAAAGTAAAAGAAGGTACATCCTTAACTAGTCACAACTGGAATATGGATTGGTCGTTGGTGCAGGTGCTCAACAGGGGGCGGGGATGATACGACAACGGAGCACAAGCAGTGCACCTGCGGGGAACACTGCGGGTGCAACCCCTGCACCTGTTCCAAGTCGGAAATCAGGGGGACTGGGAAGGCCTTTTGCAGGTGTGGTACTGGCTGCACCTGTCCAACATGCGCTGCTTGAGACACTCCCTACTAGTTTATCTTATGAACATGATATCAATATTCCTATACTATGCATTTTGTATGTATGTGCGTGTTTGTAGTGCCTTGGGCGTTTAGTATGTTGCCCGCTCTCGGTTGCTTTACAGGCTACGTCCAATAAGAGCGCATGCGCCTCCTAAGTTATATGTTATAAATGATCAGTTGATGCTAAAACTCATGCCTAGATATTCTGTTGCAATTTCTTGTTTGCTCAAGCAATAACAACATGACTTTCGCAGCGGCTGGTTGATACCATACAAAGTATGTAATTCAATCACGCCCAAGTTGCAtgcaacaaatattatttagagaAACCTTCCTTTCTTTTCGTTGAAGGCTACCCTATAGTGGACTCCTTTCCATCCATATGCATCCACAAGAGCCCTACCCTGTGTATATTTCATTTCAGCAAACTGGCagtaaatacatatacctagTCTTCTTGTGATCTCGCCATTCTTTGGAGGTCACCTTCTCTCTCTTTCG comes from Sesamum indicum cultivar Zhongzhi No. 13 linkage group LG10, S_indicum_v1.0, whole genome shotgun sequence and encodes:
- the MT gene encoding metallothionein-like protein 4B encodes the protein MADMRGSGVVCDDRCGCPSPCPGGIACRCSTGGGDDTTTEHKQCTCGEHCGCNPCTCSKSEIRGTGKAFCRCGTGCTCPTCAA